One Ruficoccus amylovorans DNA window includes the following coding sequences:
- a CDS encoding phytoene desaturase family protein translates to MAERYDTIIIGAGFAGLSAGIRLAQFQKRVLILESHVLPGGLNSYYFRGKGQLYNSGLHTVTNFNARNRRWGFGLICRNLGIDARDFRLAPPKHPSALQTPAGELLFGNDLEILRGSVRDKFPAEIGAFDRFCEDLKKPQDAPTLQRAGSRELLGEYFNDPHLIDLLEMPVYIYGGYREGQIDAATFGTVFRSIFLEGCGSPPDIKHVLDLLIARFKSLGGELKFRRRVARILSEDGRFRGVELADGTQIEAGACLSSAGLAETGLLAGETWGRSGDLSVFETVVAMNRPLDQLGVDRTLLMVSLEPEFHWRAPEGRQEYFHLTLAASDNYAFAEAPSVHHLKIGCFQSGTHWLGLDAETYQHEKNRLEEKMLGELTARFPGLLDEPAAHHESLTPKTVVHYTSHLNGGIYGGSVKSFDGGTPLPGLFVIGNDQAGIGIMGALTSGVIVANYKIILPGQ, encoded by the coding sequence TTGGCTGAGCGATATGATACGATTATCATCGGAGCCGGTTTTGCCGGGCTCTCTGCCGGTATCCGACTGGCGCAGTTCCAGAAGCGCGTGCTGATCCTGGAGTCGCACGTCCTGCCGGGCGGGCTCAACTCCTACTACTTCCGGGGCAAGGGGCAGCTCTACAACAGCGGCCTGCATACCGTCACCAATTTCAACGCCCGAAACCGCCGCTGGGGCTTTGGGCTGATCTGCCGCAACCTCGGGATCGACGCGCGGGACTTTCGGCTCGCCCCGCCCAAGCACCCCTCCGCGCTCCAGACCCCGGCCGGGGAACTGCTCTTCGGCAACGATCTGGAAATCCTCCGCGGCTCCGTTCGGGACAAGTTCCCCGCCGAGATCGGCGCCTTCGACCGCTTTTGTGAAGACCTGAAAAAGCCCCAGGACGCCCCCACCCTTCAACGCGCCGGCAGCCGCGAGCTTTTGGGCGAATACTTCAACGACCCGCACCTGATCGACCTGCTCGAAATGCCGGTCTACATCTACGGCGGCTACCGCGAAGGACAGATCGACGCCGCCACCTTCGGGACTGTCTTCCGTTCGATCTTTCTGGAGGGCTGCGGCTCTCCCCCCGATATCAAGCACGTCCTCGACCTGCTCATCGCCCGCTTCAAGTCTCTCGGAGGCGAACTGAAGTTCCGCCGTCGCGTGGCCCGTATCCTTTCCGAGGACGGGCGCTTCCGGGGCGTCGAGTTAGCCGACGGCACCCAAATCGAGGCCGGAGCCTGCCTATCCTCGGCTGGGCTGGCCGAGACCGGGCTCCTCGCCGGAGAAACCTGGGGCCGCAGCGGGGATTTGTCCGTTTTCGAGACCGTGGTGGCCATGAACCGCCCGCTGGATCAGTTGGGCGTGGACCGCACCCTGCTCATGGTCTCGCTGGAGCCGGAGTTCCACTGGCGCGCCCCGGAGGGCCGCCAGGAGTACTTCCACCTCACGCTGGCCGCCTCCGACAACTACGCCTTTGCTGAAGCTCCATCCGTCCATCACCTGAAAATCGGGTGTTTCCAGAGCGGCACCCACTGGCTCGGGCTCGACGCGGAGACCTACCAGCACGAGAAAAACCGCCTGGAGGAAAAAATGCTCGGCGAGCTGACCGCCCGCTTCCCCGGACTGCTGGATGAGCCCGCCGCGCACCACGAATCGCTCACCCCGAAAACCGTGGTGCACTACACCAGCCATCTCAACGGCGGTATCTACGGCGGCAGCGTAAAGTCCTTCGACGGGGGAACGCCTCTGCCAGGCCTCTTCGTCATCGGAAATGACCAGGCGGGTATCGGCATCATGGGCGCGCTCACCAGCGGCGTCATCGTGGCCAATTACAAGATCATCCTTCCGGGCCAGTAA
- a CDS encoding acyl carrier protein: MTKDEIKQIVLDIIAEIAPDEDLSDVKPEVRLRDQLDLDSMDFLDIVMELRKQHGIEVPEEDYPKLASLDSCADYLEPKFAALKA; the protein is encoded by the coding sequence ATGACCAAAGACGAAATCAAGCAGATCGTGCTGGATATTATCGCAGAAATCGCGCCCGACGAAGACCTCTCGGACGTCAAGCCCGAGGTGCGCCTGCGCGACCAGCTCGACCTGGATTCGATGGACTTCCTCGACATCGTGATGGAACTGCGCAAACAGCACGGCATCGAAGTCCCCGAAGAGGACTACCCGAAGCTGGCCTCCCTCGACAGCTGCGCCGACTATCTCGAACCGAAGTTCGCCGCGCTCAAGGCCTAG
- a CDS encoding beta-ketoacyl-[acyl-carrier-protein] synthase family protein, with product MQQSTRIVITGLGLTAPNGNTLSEYRQNLLDGVARLQNIEIRHMGQVHAGVCDFDPLKYQKRKELRNGTRAGSIAIYCAREAVADSGLDLDSLDKSRIGVYLGITEHGNVETENEIFNISQFNYDTKFWTHHHNPRTVANNPAGEVTMNLGITGPHYTIGAACAAGNAGLIQAAQMLMLGECDLALAGGISESIHTFGIFAGFKNQGALAVHEDPNKASRPFDQDRNGIVVSEGGCIYVVERLEDALARGATIYGEIAGWCINSDATDAVLPNPERQAQCMRQALARAGMEPGDISIVNTHATATKQGDIQEMTAVREVFGGCENTWVNNTKSFIGHAMGAAGALELAGNLPSFDDGVVHPTINVDNLDPSCEFPTLVLNEPKKAGRIDSILNNSFGMLGINSALIIKRYDAATQ from the coding sequence ATGCAACAGAGCACCCGTATTGTTATCACCGGTCTGGGGTTGACCGCCCCCAACGGCAATACCCTGTCCGAGTACCGCCAGAACCTGCTGGACGGCGTGGCCCGCCTCCAGAACATCGAGATCCGCCACATGGGGCAGGTCCACGCAGGGGTCTGCGACTTCGACCCGCTCAAGTACCAGAAGCGCAAGGAACTGCGCAACGGGACCCGTGCAGGAAGCATTGCCATCTACTGCGCCCGCGAGGCCGTGGCCGACAGCGGCCTGGACCTCGACAGTCTGGACAAGAGCCGCATCGGCGTGTACCTCGGGATCACCGAGCACGGCAATGTCGAGACCGAGAACGAAATCTTCAACATCTCGCAGTTCAACTACGACACGAAGTTCTGGACGCACCACCACAACCCCCGCACCGTCGCCAACAACCCCGCCGGGGAGGTGACGATGAACCTCGGCATCACCGGCCCCCACTACACCATCGGCGCGGCCTGCGCCGCCGGTAACGCCGGACTCATCCAGGCCGCCCAGATGCTCATGCTCGGCGAGTGCGACCTCGCCCTGGCCGGCGGCATCAGCGAGAGCATTCACACTTTCGGCATTTTCGCCGGGTTCAAAAATCAGGGCGCACTCGCCGTCCACGAAGACCCGAACAAGGCTTCCCGTCCCTTCGACCAGGACCGCAACGGCATCGTCGTCTCCGAAGGCGGCTGCATCTATGTCGTTGAGCGACTGGAGGATGCCCTCGCCCGCGGCGCGACGATCTACGGCGAGATCGCCGGGTGGTGCATCAACTCGGACGCGACCGACGCCGTCCTGCCCAACCCCGAGCGGCAGGCCCAGTGCATGCGCCAGGCGCTCGCACGCGCCGGGATGGAGCCGGGAGATATTTCCATCGTCAACACCCACGCCACCGCCACCAAACAGGGCGATATTCAGGAAATGACCGCCGTGCGTGAGGTCTTCGGCGGCTGCGAAAACACCTGGGTCAACAACACCAAAAGCTTTATCGGGCACGCCATGGGCGCAGCCGGAGCGCTCGAACTGGCCGGGAACCTCCCCTCCTTCGACGACGGTGTCGTCCACCCGACGATCAATGTGGATAATCTTGACCCGTCCTGCGAATTTCCCACGCTGGTCCTCAACGAGCCCAAAAAGGCGGGCAGGATTGACAGCATCCTGAACAACTCTTTCGGTATGCTCGGAATCAACTCCGCCCTCATCATCAAACGATACGACGCGGCCACCCAGTAA
- the gcvT gene encoding glycine cleavage system aminomethyltransferase GcvT, whose product MSDLKQTPLIDFHKQLGARCVPFAGWEMPVSYAGIIEEHMAVRERCGFFDVCHMGEFVVSGPQAEQFLDHALTNHIAGTPAGKAVYSPLCAANGATIDDLIVYRRGAEDFLVVVNASNIDKDFAHFQAQAEGYEVKLENISDAVGLIAVQGPRAVELVQSLAPDTTLPKRFRHAAVTLGGLECRLSRTGYTGEDGFEVFCAAGDTLALAKLLTAAGEPFGAQWCGLGARDSLRLEAGFPLYGHELSETITPIIAGLGWAVKLDKPHFTGREALGEQAMDANLPRVRFFTLEGRRIAREGTEVLDAENKVVGKVLSGTLSPVRNQPIGSALLSDESELPLRVELRGHTAEMTLLEPPLHK is encoded by the coding sequence ATGTCCGACCTGAAACAGACTCCCCTCATCGACTTCCACAAGCAACTGGGGGCGCGTTGCGTGCCCTTCGCCGGGTGGGAAATGCCCGTCAGCTACGCCGGAATCATCGAGGAGCACATGGCCGTGCGCGAGCGCTGCGGCTTTTTCGACGTCTGCCATATGGGCGAGTTTGTGGTCAGCGGCCCGCAGGCGGAGCAGTTCCTCGACCACGCCCTGACCAACCACATCGCGGGCACCCCCGCAGGCAAGGCCGTGTACTCCCCCCTGTGCGCCGCAAACGGAGCCACCATCGACGACCTGATCGTTTACCGCCGGGGCGCGGAGGACTTCCTAGTGGTGGTCAATGCCTCCAACATCGACAAGGACTTCGCCCATTTTCAGGCGCAAGCCGAGGGTTACGAGGTCAAGCTGGAGAACATTTCCGACGCTGTCGGCCTGATCGCCGTGCAGGGCCCCCGCGCTGTCGAGCTGGTCCAGTCGCTCGCCCCCGACACCACCCTCCCGAAGCGTTTCCGCCACGCGGCCGTCACGCTGGGCGGACTTGAGTGTCGGCTCTCGCGCACCGGCTACACCGGAGAGGATGGCTTTGAAGTTTTCTGCGCCGCCGGCGACACCCTCGCCCTGGCCAAGCTCCTGACTGCTGCCGGAGAGCCCTTCGGGGCGCAGTGGTGCGGGCTGGGGGCACGCGACAGCCTTCGACTGGAGGCCGGTTTCCCGCTCTACGGACATGAACTGAGCGAGACGATCACGCCCATCATAGCCGGACTGGGCTGGGCGGTAAAGCTGGACAAGCCGCACTTCACCGGGCGCGAAGCCCTCGGCGAACAGGCCATGGACGCCAACCTGCCGCGGGTACGTTTTTTCACACTGGAGGGCCGCCGCATCGCCCGTGAAGGCACCGAGGTGCTTGACGCCGAGAACAAGGTCGTCGGCAAGGTGCTTTCGGGGACGCTTTCCCCGGTCCGCAACCAGCCCATTGGCTCAGCCCTGCTCAGTGACGAGTCCGAGCTGCCGCTGCGCGTCGAGCTGCGCGGCCACACCGCCGAAATGACCCTGCTGGAGCCGCCGCTGCACAAATAA
- the gcvPB gene encoding aminomethyl-transferring glycine dehydrogenase subunit GcvPB has translation MSQPDREHARDYIPASEEDFQTMLETVGSKDLADLYRHISPEVKFAGALPLPPAEAHENLLDRLGELADMNPARESYIGDGLPNFRQMPIVAEVSAIRNLTTAYTPYQPERSQGTLLCHWIYQCLMRTLTGFEAVNASLYDRSTALFEAACAAVRLKRKSSVVIVSEAIYPGDREVLETLAADTEVEIRWAPRDLSTGRLDLEALRKLVAEAGETLAGIAFPQINDLGLIEDVDALTDLAHEAGVLAIAMIDPILLGTGGLKPPTAYGQAGADIVVGEAQHLALAPNFGGPGLGLFAVRHNSEVPNHVRATPGRYVGKARDGEGRDCRVAVMSTREQHIRKDKATSNICSNQAFIATLAGAALLERGEEGMAAVTAAARERAREAAAALCALEGVELLYPEAPFYNEVTLKLSRPVQEVLRAGREAGLHLGVDVSYRVAGQTNLLKLSFSDLHAESTNLIACFEHLFGPAKKQAALPAIPESALREGATGLPSFGYEEVLAYYRRLGALNVSPDDSPYPLGSCTMKYNPLVNDEAAALPGFTQAHPQAPTEDVQGCLKLLFEIQEWFKGITGLAGLTTQPLAGAQGELVGLKLFQAYHRDHSQHRRDVILIPRSAHGTNFATAAMAGFTPRPGANPKGGIVLLEAGDDGQIDLAQLDQMIALYGDRIAGVMITNPNTSGIFEVNFKAIADKIHAIGGLVYMDGANMNAIAGWVNLGAMGVDAVHNNLHKTWTIPHGGGGPGDAIVAVSERLLPYLPGHQIVQDGSGSYVPIKAPRSIGSFHRHWGNFGHKIRCYTYLLRLGGEGIQRMSATAVLAARYLFERTRGEYATLPAGTAELPRMHEFILTLKPEDFARVEAAGVAKTSIMSSLGKLFLDFGFHAPTVAWPEMLGIMFEPTESYTKAELDRLADATLAILELVREDPELLKRAPLTTPTSRIDEVAANRDLCVSEQLAELPPLPADRVPLDQITAMSIPELAASLREAASV, from the coding sequence ATGTCCCAGCCCGACCGCGAACACGCCCGCGACTATATTCCCGCCAGTGAAGAAGACTTCCAGACCATGCTGGAAACCGTTGGCTCGAAAGACCTTGCCGACCTCTACCGGCACATCTCGCCCGAGGTGAAGTTTGCCGGGGCACTGCCGCTCCCGCCCGCCGAGGCCCACGAGAACCTCCTCGACCGTCTGGGCGAGCTGGCCGACATGAACCCCGCTCGCGAGTCCTACATCGGCGACGGGCTGCCGAATTTCCGGCAAATGCCGATTGTGGCCGAGGTTTCCGCCATCCGCAACCTGACCACGGCCTACACCCCGTACCAGCCCGAGCGCAGTCAGGGGACGCTGCTTTGTCACTGGATTTACCAGTGTCTGATGCGCACGTTGACCGGCTTCGAGGCCGTCAACGCCTCGCTCTACGACCGCTCGACCGCGCTCTTCGAAGCTGCCTGCGCCGCCGTCCGGCTCAAGCGCAAGAGCAGCGTCGTCATCGTCTCGGAGGCCATTTATCCCGGTGACCGCGAGGTGCTCGAAACCCTGGCTGCCGACACCGAGGTGGAAATCCGCTGGGCTCCGCGTGACCTCTCCACCGGGAGACTCGACCTGGAGGCGTTGAGAAAACTCGTCGCCGAGGCGGGCGAAACCCTGGCCGGTATTGCTTTTCCACAGATCAACGACCTCGGCCTGATCGAGGACGTGGACGCGCTGACCGACCTGGCCCACGAGGCTGGGGTGCTCGCCATTGCCATGATCGACCCGATCCTGCTCGGCACGGGCGGGCTCAAGCCCCCGACCGCTTACGGTCAGGCCGGGGCCGACATCGTGGTGGGCGAGGCTCAGCACCTGGCGCTGGCCCCGAACTTCGGCGGGCCGGGACTGGGGCTGTTTGCCGTGCGCCACAACAGCGAGGTGCCCAACCACGTACGGGCCACACCGGGCCGCTACGTGGGCAAGGCCCGCGACGGTGAGGGGCGCGACTGCCGCGTGGCCGTCATGTCCACCCGCGAGCAGCACATCCGCAAGGACAAGGCCACCTCCAATATCTGCTCGAACCAGGCTTTTATCGCCACGCTGGCCGGGGCCGCACTGCTTGAGCGCGGCGAAGAGGGGATGGCTGCCGTCACCGCCGCCGCCCGTGAACGCGCCCGCGAAGCCGCCGCTGCGCTCTGCGCGCTGGAGGGCGTCGAGTTGCTCTACCCGGAGGCTCCTTTCTATAATGAAGTCACGCTCAAGCTCAGCCGTCCGGTGCAGGAAGTGCTCCGGGCCGGGCGCGAAGCCGGGCTTCACCTCGGGGTCGATGTCAGCTACCGCGTGGCCGGGCAGACGAACCTTTTAAAACTTTCCTTCTCCGACCTGCACGCCGAGAGCACGAACCTGATTGCCTGCTTCGAACACCTGTTCGGCCCGGCGAAGAAACAGGCCGCACTGCCCGCCATCCCCGAGTCCGCCCTGCGAGAAGGCGCCACCGGGCTGCCGAGCTTTGGCTACGAGGAAGTGCTTGCGTACTACCGCCGCCTGGGGGCGCTCAACGTCAGCCCCGACGACAGCCCGTATCCGCTGGGCTCGTGCACGATGAAGTACAACCCGCTCGTCAACGACGAGGCAGCAGCGTTGCCGGGCTTTACGCAGGCGCACCCGCAGGCCCCGACCGAGGACGTGCAGGGCTGCCTGAAGCTGCTTTTCGAGATTCAGGAGTGGTTCAAGGGCATCACCGGGTTGGCCGGGCTCACCACTCAGCCGCTGGCCGGGGCGCAGGGCGAACTGGTTGGTTTAAAGCTTTTCCAGGCTTACCACCGGGATCATTCCCAGCACCGCCGCGACGTGATCCTGATCCCGCGTTCGGCGCACGGGACGAACTTCGCCACTGCCGCGATGGCGGGCTTCACGCCGCGTCCGGGGGCCAACCCCAAGGGCGGCATCGTGCTGCTGGAGGCCGGCGACGACGGCCAGATCGACCTGGCCCAACTCGACCAGATGATCGCGCTCTATGGCGACCGCATCGCCGGGGTGATGATTACGAACCCGAATACCAGCGGCATCTTTGAGGTGAATTTCAAGGCCATCGCGGACAAGATCCACGCCATTGGTGGTCTCGTCTATATGGACGGCGCGAACATGAACGCCATCGCCGGTTGGGTCAACCTGGGCGCGATGGGCGTGGACGCCGTTCACAACAACCTGCACAAGACCTGGACCATCCCGCACGGTGGCGGTGGCCCCGGCGACGCCATTGTCGCCGTGAGCGAGCGCCTTCTGCCGTACCTGCCCGGCCACCAGATCGTGCAGGACGGGAGCGGCTCCTATGTGCCGATCAAGGCTCCGCGCTCGATTGGCTCTTTCCACCGGCACTGGGGCAACTTCGGGCACAAGATCCGTTGCTATACCTACCTGCTGCGGCTCGGCGGCGAGGGTATTCAGCGCATGTCGGCGACCGCCGTGCTGGCTGCCCGCTACCTTTTTGAGCGCACACGGGGCGAATACGCCACGCTGCCCGCAGGCACGGCGGAGCTGCCGCGCATGCACGAGTTTATCCTCACCCTCAAGCCGGAAGACTTCGCCCGGGTCGAGGCGGCGGGCGTGGCCAAGACCTCGATCATGTCCAGCCTGGGCAAGCTCTTTCTCGACTTCGGTTTCCACGCCCCCACGGTGGCCTGGCCCGAAATGCTCGGCATCATGTTCGAGCCGACCGAGAGCTACACCAAGGCCGAACTTGACCGCCTGGCCGACGCCACTCTGGCCATCCTCGAACTGGTTCGTGAAGACCCCGAACTGCTCAAGCGTGCGCCGCTGACCACGCCCACCTCCCGCATCGACGAAGTG